The DNA sequence GCTGGGGTGGCAACTGTTCTTACTCGATACTGGCAAAGCACGAGAAACAGCTCCATTGGTAGCCTATTTCACGCAGCGTTTTGATGCCGAAACGGATTTCCGTGCTGCGGTCTGCGCAGAGTGGATAGCACCCAATGATGCCGCTATCGACGCCTTGCTCAAAGGTCAGTTCATTGAATTGTGGCAACATTTTGGCCAGATCAGCCAGTTTCAAATCGATCATCTTCCGCCGATGGTACTACCCACTGTCAGCGACATCTGGCAAGAAGGCCTGGCCAGCGATCACTACCTTCTTAAGATCTGCGGCGCTGGCGGCGGAGGCTACTGCCTGGGCCTGAGCCGCGATTGGCAAAAGACGCAGGAAGCCTTGCAGGATTGGGGGGTGGTGGCGATTTGAGAGTTAAAACAGGTTGCGCGGGCTTCAGCCCGCTATTAATAAATCATAAAAAACAAATCCATATGAGGTGGTTATTTTATCTCTGTTTGTTCAGTTTAATATCCTCTACCATCGGCGCTCAAACTGATAAAACGATTGAGGTTGTTGTAACTGATACACTTGTTATTGAAGGGTCAGAATTTACCTATATGGTCAGAATTTTAGACGAGACGTATTTGAGCGAAATATATCTGGCAGAAGAAATTAATGAGGGAATGAAAAGCATTCAGAAGGATGCTTTGGAGCGTTTGATTGCTGACCAAGGAGGAGAGGTCTCTTCAGCGTTTAGTGATAATAATTTATCGATTAGCATAGCCGGTGATTCTTTCAACGAAGAGGTGGTTTTTGTAAAATTCTACACTGAAAATTTGCTCAAGGAATTTGTTTTAGCGCTTAGGCAATTTTATAATGTACAAGGAACATTGTTAGAAGTTAGGCAGGATGAAAGTATTGATTACGAATATGTTCTTACAAAAAAGCTGTTAGAACAAGGTGAAAGGAAAGCCAAGGGGATATCCTTATTAGCAGGAAATCGTTTAGGAGAGTTGATTGAAATATCTGAAAATGTGGATGGAATAAGAAGTGTTTTACCATCTAACTGGAATCTTAATAATGCGATTGGTTGGACAGCCTATTCGCCATCAAGTTTGAATGGAGCAGTGGTAGATGAGTTAGGTATATCAACTTCTATAACCCTGAGGAAGTCAATCAAAATGAAATTTCGCATGATAAATTGATATTCGGAGTGGAGTCCCCTGCTGGGCCAATCGTACCATTGCGATCATACGATTAGGTAGGAGAACTGTTAAATTTTGGGACCCCCATCAGCCAGGGGTGGGAGCCAGCCCGACAACAAGCGCAGAAATGATTGGTTCTAAATGCGTTCAAGTTCGTGTCAAATTAAAAGGATCTCTACTGTCCCCCTTTGTAGGGGGTGTCACGCAGTGACGGGGCCTGCCTGCCGACGGTACGGCAGGCAGGGTGGTGAGCCCAAATAGCGAGGGCAGCCCTCCCTCGATCCTGTGGATCGGTCCCTCCAGCGGGACACATTTTGATGGTGCTAGTAGCAAGAATAACACCGATTACTTAGGTGATGCTACGTGAATCTGGCATTCGGAGGTAGTTCTTTTGGGGGAAATGCAGAACCAATCAACTCTGAGACCACATGGAGGGTAGGCTGAATAAGAGTGCTAAGGAATGTTCAAGATGCACCTTCCTGGAAGTACTTATTAAAAAAATCTCCGCGTCTCCGCATCCCTGCCTGCAAGGCCAGCTTGCTGGCAGGCAGGTCTGCGCGACACCCGAAGTCACCTCCCCACCCCCGCCGCCATCAGCGTAGCCAGAAAGGGAATCACCAACATAATCAACAACTCTAGTGTAATCACCTGACGGATACGGGCGGGTACAGCGATTTCGGCGATAGGATCGTCGCCCTTGCGGTGGCGGGCAAAGAAGACGGTAGGGTAGATGGAGAGGAGCCCTACGATGACGGCCAGCCCCACCTTGGCGTGAAAGACCGGATTGAGGGAATAGTACTCGGCCGGCTTGCCTAAACCGAACCATAAGGTAAGCCCCATACCTACCACCACAATGGCGCTGAGCCCATAGACGGCATCGATCCTGGCGAGCTGCTGGATCTGCTGGCGGCGCAAAACCGGCCGGACGAGGAACCACTGCAAGACCAGCGCACTGACCCAGGTGAAGATGCCGATAAAGTGCAGGTAACGAACCAATATTTCGAGGGTCATAGTTTTCTTTACTGTTCTAACCCTAAAACATCCGGCTGGTTCAATGCGGCGGCCTTATCCTGAAAACGAAGTGAAACCACTTCAAGATCGGTATACTTTTCGCCTCATTTCTTTTATCTTTACCACTCACAATTCAAGCTTACATGTCTGATAAACGTTTGTTTCTTCTCGATGGTCACGCGCTGGTTTACCGCGCACACTTTGCGTTCATCAATCGGCCGCTGATCAATTCCAAGGGTTTTAATACTTCCGCAATTACTGGTTTTACTCGTACCCTGTGGGATTTGATGAAGAACCAACAACCGACGCACCTGGCGGTAGCGTTTGACCCTTCTGGGCCGACCTTCCGCCA is a window from the Lewinella sp. LCG006 genome containing:
- a CDS encoding DUF2214 family protein, translated to MTLEILVRYLHFIGIFTWVSALVLQWFLVRPVLRRQQIQQLARIDAVYGLSAIVVVGMGLTLWFGLGKPAEYYSLNPVFHAKVGLAVIVGLLSIYPTVFFARHRKGDDPIAEIAVPARIRQVITLELLIMLVIPFLATLMAAGVGR